The Verrucomicrobiia bacterium DNA window TCGGCGGGGGTTGGGGCGCCGAGGATGTGTGCGCTCTTACTTTCAACTTCATCGTGCCGGCCCCGTGCTTGTATTGGCGGCAGCCATCACCGCGGGCTTTTTGATTCCGCCCGCCTTCGCCGCTCCCGGATCGGAGACTCCGTTGGAAAGCGGTTGGACCAACCCGCCTGTCGAAGCGCGGCTGCGGGCTTATTGGTGGTGGCTCAACGGCAACGTCACCACGCAAGCCATCACCCGCGACCTGGAAGAGATGAAGACCAAGGGTTTTGGTGGAGCAGTGATCATTGACGCTAACGGCGCAGCTCAGGAAGGTAATTCCCCTGTGCCGCACGGGCCGGCATTTTTTTCGCCGGAGTGGCGGGCTCTTTACAAACACGCGTTGGCCGTGGCCCATCGGCTCGGATTCCAGATGAGCCTCAACATTCAAAGTGGCTGGAACCTGGGCGGACCTGTCGTTCAGGCCGATGACGCTTCCAAAACCATCGCCTGGTCAGAGTTGCGCGCCAACGGGCCGGCTCATTTGACTATTGCCCTGCCCTTTCCCAAAAGGCGCGACTCGTATTACCGCGACGCATTCGTCGTGGCGTACCACCTTCGAGCCAATCCCATGATGCACCGGCCACTTGAGAACTGGGCGGAAAAGGCCCTCTACAAATCGCTCCAACCCTCTTCAGCCCCCGATACCGCGCCACTGTTTCAGGAGTATCCCGCTACGGCTGACGAAGAGGACGTGGAGACCCGCGAGGTGGTTGATATATCTTCCAGGCTGGGTCCGGACGGCAAGCTGGATTGGGATGTGCCAACCGGGCAGTGGCAAATCCTCAGGTTTGGCTGGACGATCGGCCCAAACGCGCGAGTCTCAACCAGCAGCGACGGCTGGCATGGTTACGCGCTGGATGTCTTCGACGCCGGTGCATTCAACCGCTATTGGCGGGGCGTCGTTCAACCGCTGATCGCCGACGCCGGGCCGCTCGCCGGGACGACTTTGAAATACCTCCATACCGATAGTTGGGAAATCGAGGGGGTCAATTGGACGCCGAGCCTCCCAGTGGAATTTAAAAGGCGCTTTGGCTATAGCATGATTCCGTTTCTGCCTGTGCTGGCGGGCCGTATTGTCAATAGCCGCGAGATCAGCGACCGCTTTCTTGAAGATTACCGCAAGACACTCGGCGACCTGACCATTGAGCATCACTACAAACTCTTTCGCAACTACGCGCACCGGCGGGGCTTGCTGATTCATCCCGAATCGGGCGGCCCGCACGCTGTGCCCATTGACGCCCAGCGCGACCTCGGCTGGGACGACGCCCCGATGAGCGAGTTCTGGGCATGGTCCTGGGAGCACCGCATCGGCAATACGAACCGCTTTTTCATGAAGCAACCCGCCTCCGCCGCCCACACCTACGGACATCGCTTCGTGTTCGGGGAAGGCTTCACTTCCATCGGACCTCACTGGCAGTCCCGCCTGGCCGACAACCTCAAGCCTGCCTTTGATAAAGCGCTGTGCGAAGGCCTGAACATGCTGGTCTGGCACGCCTTTGTTTGTTCCCCGCAGGCCATGGGCATTCCCGGCCAGCAATATTTCGCCGGCACCCACCTTAACCCCAACGATACCTGGTGGCCCATGTCCGCCCCGTTCTTTGCGTATATCGACCGCTGCCAGTTCCTCCTCCAGCGCGGGCTGCCCATTTCAGACGCCGTGTATTACTATGGCGACCACGTACCAAACTTCACCCAGTTGCGCAGCTCCGACCCTGCCCATCTCGGACCGGGCTACGATTATGATGTTATAACCGAGGAGGCTGTTCTCACCCGGCTCGCTGTCAAAAATAGACGGCTCGTGCTGCCCGATGGAGTGAGTTATCACATGATGATCATCCCCGACCGCGATGTCATTTCTCTGCCAGTCTTGCGGAAGTTGAAGCAACTGGTGGCTCAAGGCGCCACCGTTCTTGGCTCAAAACCCGCCCGCGCCAGCGGGCTAAAAGACTATCCCCAATGCGACCAGCAGGTGCAGCAACTCGCAA harbors:
- a CDS encoding glycosyl hydrolase encodes the protein MRSYFQLHRAGPVLVLAAAITAGFLIPPAFAAPGSETPLESGWTNPPVEARLRAYWWWLNGNVTTQAITRDLEEMKTKGFGGAVIIDANGAAQEGNSPVPHGPAFFSPEWRALYKHALAVAHRLGFQMSLNIQSGWNLGGPVVQADDASKTIAWSELRANGPAHLTIALPFPKRRDSYYRDAFVVAYHLRANPMMHRPLENWAEKALYKSLQPSSAPDTAPLFQEYPATADEEDVETREVVDISSRLGPDGKLDWDVPTGQWQILRFGWTIGPNARVSTSSDGWHGYALDVFDAGAFNRYWRGVVQPLIADAGPLAGTTLKYLHTDSWEIEGVNWTPSLPVEFKRRFGYSMIPFLPVLAGRIVNSREISDRFLEDYRKTLGDLTIEHHYKLFRNYAHRRGLLIHPESGGPHAVPIDAQRDLGWDDAPMSEFWAWSWEHRIGNTNRFFMKQPASAAHTYGHRFVFGEGFTSIGPHWQSRLADNLKPAFDKALCEGLNMLVWHAFVCSPQAMGIPGQQYFAGTHLNPNDTWWPMSAPFFAYIDRCQFLLQRGLPISDAVYYYGDHVPNFTQLRSSDPAHLGPGYDYDVITEEAVLTRLAVKNRRLVLPDGVSYHMMIIPDRDVISLPVLRKLKQLVAQGATVLGSKPARASGLKDYPQCDQQVQQLANELWGPAKASLMEHRSGKGKVITGRTGRDLLLAAGIPPDFTYVESAGIQGGNSASPARSAGQYLAGREPSGGAVSQTLYEPTGQGPGLDYIHRRDGATDIYFLAHGANEPASFHCTFRVSGKRPELWDPVSGRHWVAAAYTQANGSTTLSLDFAACGSMFVIFRNPAPAPEGDAKPNFPVLAPVEELAGPWTVSFDPRWGGPPSATFDKLESWTARADEGTKYYSGTAVYRKTFSLPANHTDKEMWIDLGDVREVAQVKLNGQSLGIVWTLPYRVDATKAIHSGANQLEVKVVNFWCNRIIGDQFLPPYKRFTQTNIRKLTQRSPLMVSGLLGPVRVLREY